In a genomic window of Prosthecobacter fusiformis:
- a CDS encoding right-handed parallel beta-helix repeat-containing protein, with the protein MSVSPALAEVVISVGSSEAVKTPLEAVQKVRELRAGGEKGTVRVEFSSGEFFLAEPLKLEAADSGLEMGPTIYQAAKDAKVTFTGGKKVAGWKEAKDGLWQAKVEGKFEQMWINGRRAVRARTPNAMDNRPGAVGGYFNAKSQASTDMFKDLKKPSHEAFVARPADYALLKALTADERADVLLTVMQTWTVGQCRIQEMNDAANGIRIVGTALYPFVQFEPDQRWYVENFRAALDAPGEWFLTRDGDLLYKPLPGEDMTKVEVVVPVTEKLLLMDGVQHVSFEGITFAHTQFQYGPAGHHDRQAAAGTGAAIEVDRSQHIRFHDCEFKHISNYALWFRTACALSSVTHSYLHDLGSGGVRIGDTKMPDDATLTHHIVVDDCIIHGGGRLFPSACGIFLAHAADCEVTHCDIGDLYYTGISAGWVWGYKHSPAKRNRLDFNHIHHLGWGVLSDMGGFYGLGRSEGTTVSHNHVHDVGSYRYGGWGLYTDEGSTGVTMMHNVVHDTSESTFHQHYGKWNQVSHNVFAYGRKAQIQRSRPETHASFAYENNVVIYEGEKLLDGSNYNWGPGTYEMRNNVYWNSAGLPVMFHDTDLAGWQAKGHDEGSIVADPLFVDAAKRNFRLKKESPALKMGFIPGDANKAGVLGDGDWRKLATALSFPDFWEKSKPWPMPAYEVDETFEHMGLSFPILPRQEIHWQNKGDSVYVVDDQAASGKRSLKITDAPGLDPSWDPHLVLKPGYQSGKVTVAFQVRTEKGSKFFVECRGPGSAYQTGPSVAFDSGYILEKRSKTKLALPPDTWAKIEMTATLGAENKGQWTLKVTLPGQPVQEFANLPCDAEWNELAWLGFVSSAKEKVAFWLDDLKVKVE; encoded by the coding sequence TTGTCTGTTTCTCCGGCCCTGGCGGAGGTGGTGATTTCTGTCGGGTCCTCGGAAGCGGTAAAGACTCCGCTTGAGGCTGTGCAAAAGGTGCGCGAATTGCGCGCGGGCGGGGAGAAAGGAACAGTGCGGGTGGAGTTTTCCAGCGGTGAGTTTTTCCTGGCTGAGCCTCTGAAACTGGAGGCTGCGGACAGCGGTTTGGAGATGGGGCCGACGATCTATCAGGCGGCCAAGGACGCGAAGGTGACCTTCACGGGCGGTAAGAAAGTCGCGGGTTGGAAAGAGGCGAAAGATGGGCTGTGGCAGGCGAAGGTGGAAGGTAAGTTTGAGCAGATGTGGATCAATGGCCGGCGTGCAGTCCGTGCCCGGACACCGAACGCGATGGACAACCGGCCGGGGGCGGTGGGCGGTTATTTCAATGCGAAGTCACAGGCTTCCACCGACATGTTTAAAGACCTGAAAAAGCCGAGTCATGAGGCCTTCGTGGCGCGACCTGCGGACTATGCCCTTTTGAAAGCGCTGACGGCGGATGAACGTGCAGATGTGCTGCTGACAGTCATGCAGACATGGACGGTGGGCCAGTGCCGGATCCAGGAAATGAACGATGCGGCGAATGGCATCCGCATCGTCGGTACGGCGCTTTATCCGTTTGTGCAGTTTGAGCCGGATCAGCGCTGGTATGTGGAAAATTTCCGGGCAGCCCTGGATGCTCCAGGCGAGTGGTTTTTAACTCGAGACGGTGATCTGCTGTATAAGCCGCTCCCGGGCGAGGACATGACGAAGGTGGAAGTGGTGGTGCCAGTGACGGAGAAACTGCTGCTGATGGACGGTGTGCAGCATGTGAGTTTTGAGGGCATCACCTTTGCTCATACCCAGTTCCAGTATGGTCCGGCGGGGCACCACGACCGGCAGGCGGCGGCAGGCACGGGGGCGGCCATTGAGGTGGATCGCAGCCAGCACATCCGGTTTCACGATTGTGAATTCAAACACATCAGCAATTATGCTCTGTGGTTCCGCACCGCCTGCGCCCTTAGCAGCGTGACACACAGCTACCTGCATGACCTGGGCAGCGGTGGCGTGCGGATCGGGGATACGAAGATGCCGGACGATGCAACCCTGACGCATCACATTGTGGTGGATGATTGCATCATTCATGGCGGGGGAAGGCTATTCCCGAGTGCCTGCGGGATTTTCCTGGCTCATGCGGCGGACTGCGAGGTCACACACTGTGACATTGGCGACCTTTATTATACTGGCATCAGTGCGGGCTGGGTGTGGGGATACAAACACAGCCCGGCTAAAAGGAACCGGCTGGATTTCAATCATATCCATCACCTGGGTTGGGGTGTGCTGAGTGACATGGGCGGATTTTACGGCCTGGGCCGCAGTGAGGGGACGACGGTGAGCCACAATCATGTGCATGATGTGGGTAGCTATCGTTATGGCGGCTGGGGCCTCTATACGGATGAGGGCAGCACGGGCGTGACGATGATGCACAATGTAGTGCATGACACGAGTGAATCCACCTTTCACCAGCACTACGGGAAATGGAACCAGGTGAGCCACAATGTCTTCGCCTATGGACGCAAGGCGCAGATCCAACGCTCCCGCCCGGAGACACATGCCTCCTTTGCTTATGAAAACAATGTGGTGATCTATGAGGGGGAGAAGCTGCTGGATGGCAGCAACTACAACTGGGGGCCGGGCACCTATGAGATGCGCAACAATGTCTATTGGAACAGCGCTGGCCTACCGGTGATGTTTCACGACACAGACCTGGCCGGTTGGCAGGCAAAGGGACACGACGAGGGCAGCATCGTGGCCGATCCTTTGTTCGTGGATGCGGCGAAGCGGAATTTCCGCCTCAAGAAAGAAAGTCCGGCTTTGAAGATGGGATTCATTCCTGGGGATGCGAATAAGGCAGGTGTGCTGGGGGATGGCGACTGGCGCAAGCTGGCGACGGCGCTGTCCTTTCCTGATTTTTGGGAAAAGTCGAAACCCTGGCCGATGCCAGCTTATGAGGTGGATGAAACCTTTGAGCACATGGGCCTCAGTTTCCCCATCCTGCCGCGTCAGGAGATCCATTGGCAGAATAAAGGGGACAGCGTCTATGTGGTGGATGATCAGGCGGCGAGTGGGAAGCGCAGCCTAAAAATCACAGATGCACCGGGGCTGGACCCCTCCTGGGATCCGCATCTGGTGCTGAAGCCGGGTTATCAAAGTGGCAAGGTCACCGTCGCCTTCCAAGTGCGAACGGAAAAGGGCAGCAAATTCTTTGTCGAATGCCGTGGACCGGGCAGCGCTTATCAAACCGGGCCCAGCGTGGCATTTGACAGCGGATACATCCTCGAAAAACGCAGCAAAACCAAGCTGGCCCTGCCGCCGGATACCTGGGCGAAGATCGAAATGACCGCCACTCTGGGTGCGGAAAACAAGGGTCAATGGACGCTCAAAGTGACCCTGCCCGGCCAGCCTGTGCAGGAATTTGCCAACCTGCCCTGCGATGCCGAGTGGAATGAGCTGGCCTGGCTTGGTTTCGTCAGCTCAGCCAAGGAGAAGGTGGCCTTTTGGCTGGATGATCTGAAAGTCAAGGTGGAGTAG